The genomic window GACGCCCCGGACTCGAGCTGCGTCAGGCCGCTCGCGATGCCGCTCACGCCCGACGCGAGCCCGCTCGCGCCGTCGCGCAGCTGCGGGGAGCCGGCGGCAGCGGCGTTCGCGCCGTCCGAGAGCTGCGAGATGCCGGACTGCAGGCCGTCGATGCCCGACCCGGTGCCGGAGACGAGGGCCGCGCCGCCCGCTGCGAGCTCGTCGAATCCGGTCGCGGTGCCCGTTCGAAGCGCGTCGCCGCCGGCGGCGAGCTTCGCGAATCCGTCGGCGGTCCCGGCCTGCAGCTGGTCGCCGCCGGCGACGAGCTGGTCGAACGTCGAGTCGGTCCCGGCGACGAGGTCGTCACCGCCGTCGGCCGCGGCGTGCACGCCGGCCGCGTACTGCTGGATCGCCGCCTGCAGGGCGGCACCGCTCGGGTCGGCGGCAAGCAGCGCGGGCACGGAGGCCGCGAGCTGGTCGCCGCTCGCCGCGAGCTGGTCGATGCCGTCCACGTAGCCGGAGGTGCCTGCGACGACGCCGTCGCCGGCGATCCCGATGCCGTCGACGTAGGACGCGATGCCCGCGTCCACGCCGGAGCCCGCGGAGCGGACGCCTGCCACGTACTGCGCGATGCCGTCGTCGACCCCGGACCCGGCCTGGGCCACTCCGCCGACGTACTGCGCGACTCCCGACGTGATCCCGTCGAGCCCGCCCGCCTCGGTGTCGAGCGTGGCGACGCCGCCCGCGAGCTGCTCGACCCCGGACGTGTACTGGTCGACGCCCGCGGCGTACGCCGCGGCGCCGTTCGCGGCCTCGCTGGTCCCGTCGGCAGCCGAGCCGATTCCGCCCGCGAGCTGGTCGAGGCCGTTGGAGAGCGAGCCCGCGCCGTCGGCGAGCCGGCCGGCGCCGTCGGCGGCGTCGCCGAGCGAGCCGCCGACCGTGATGAGGTTGCCGTAGAGCCCCTCGAGGTACTGCGTGGTCAGCTCGTGGCCGAACGCCGAGGCGATCGCGTCGCCGACCGTGCCGCCCACGACGCCCGCGAGGTAGCCGTGCGCGTCGTCGGTGCGGATGTCGAGGTTCGCCGTGGTCGGGGCGTCGCCCGAGAGCGAGGTCACCGACGCCGAGAAGTCGGAGGGGATCGTGAGCACGGCGTAGGCGTCGCCGGCGGCGAGGGCCTTCGCGGCCTCCTCGTCGTTCGAGATCGTCCAGTCGAAGCCCGTGTCGCCGTCGCCGGTGAGCTCGGTGACCAGCTGGCGGCCGGCGAGGACCGGCTGCTCCTCGCCGTCGGGCGTCGTGATCGTGACCATCTCGTCGTTGTTGACGACGATCGCTGGGATGGCGTCGAACCGGTCGTCGGCGCCGCCGATCGCGCCGGCGACGAGGCCGGCGACGGCGATCGGCACGGCGGCGACCACCGCGAGCAGGGCGACGCGGCGCCCGCGACGGCGGACGGCGGTCGGGTCGGTGCGGGTCATCGGAGGGCCTCCTGCGGGCGGGTGACGAGGTCGAGCGAGCGGATGCCGCGGGCGTCGAGCGCCGCACGGACTGGGTCGAGGTCGGCGTCGAGCGGGGTCGTCACGATGAGGACGACGCCGGTGGGGACGAGGTGCGCGAGGGCCTGCCAGGTCCGCCGCGCGTCGGCCGCCACGACCTCGACATCGACGACCACGGCCGCCGGCTTCTCGGCGAGCGCCGCGGCGACGGAGACCAGCAGCCGGTCGAGCGGGTCGAGCGAGGCGAGCGGCGTGTCGGGGTCGAGCGCCCGCGCGCGCCAGGCGAGCGGGTCCGCGGAGGCGGTCCGCGCCTCCGCGACGCGGCGCAGCGCCGCACCCACGGCCGACCGTGTGGACCCGAGGCGGTACCACGGGCGGGTGGCGTCGATGCGGGCGGCGACGAGCTCGCCCGCGGTGCCGACGGGCGCGCCATCCGCGACCGGATCGACGACGGCGACCCGGCGCATCACGGCGCCGGCATCCGTCGGCAGCGGGAGTCCGAGCACCGCGAGCCGCCCGCCGGCCGGGAGCACGCGCCCGGCGAGGGTCGCGGCGAGCACGCGCCGTTCGCCGGGTCGACCGCGTGCGACCAGGGCGCCGCCCCTGGGCACGGCGACCGAGAACGGCCCGATCGGTTCGGCCGGGTCGCCGATGCGAAGCTCGTCGGCGAGCACGTCGGCGTCGCGCGCGGCGGCCCACTCCGACTCCGCGAGGTGGGCGCGCAGTCCCTCGCCCTCGATGTCGACGTCGGGCAGGATGCGCGCGAGCCATCGGGGCAGCCACCACGCGCCGCGGCCCGCGAGCGCCATGGCGGCGGGCACGAGCGTCATCCGCACCAGGAACGCGTCGAACGCGACGCCGAAGGCGAGCGCGAACGCGATGCCCTTGATGACCCCGGTGCCCTCGGGCACGAACGCGAAGAAGACGAAGAACATGAT from Agromyces aurantiacus includes these protein-coding regions:
- a CDS encoding YhgE/Pip domain-containing protein, with the protein product MTRTDPTAVRRRGRRVALLAVVAAVPIAVAGLVAGAIGGADDRFDAIPAIVVNNDEMVTITTPDGEEQPVLAGRQLVTELTGDGDTGFDWTISNDEEAAKALAAGDAYAVLTIPSDFSASVTSLSGDAPTTANLDIRTDDAHGYLAGVVGGTVGDAIASAFGHELTTQYLEGLYGNLITVGGSLGDAADGAGRLADGAGSLSNGLDQLAGGIGSAADGTSEAANGAAAYAAGVDQYTSGVEQLAGGVATLDTEAGGLDGITSGVAQYVGGVAQAGSGVDDGIAQYVAGVRSAGSGVDAGIASYVDGIGIAGDGVVAGTSGYVDGIDQLAASGDQLAASVPALLAADPSGAALQAAIQQYAAGVHAAADGGDDLVAGTDSTFDQLVAGGDQLQAGTADGFAKLAAGGDALRTGTATGFDELAAGGAALVSGTGSGIDGLQSGISQLSDGANAAAAGSPQLRDGASGLASGVSGIASGLTQLESGASASADGASDLAGGTQDLADGLAKGAEGTSSLEDMDPEQTAGVVADPVVSESTRDHEISNVGQVVAMLLAPIGLWLGAMALFLVFRPFSREALESTAPTGRLVGRTLFRGSLVGLVQAAAVVLLMHTALGVDWALLPQTLAFSALLAVAFTAIHAFLTAWLGRAGTIVSLVLVVLQLAASGGLYPLEIVSGPYQAISPFLPLTWAVQGMQHIVSGAGGSTVWASAGVIALFGVLGAVGTAIVVARRRAIRPAGRLAPAVA